The Schistocerca piceifrons isolate TAMUIC-IGC-003096 chromosome 5, iqSchPice1.1, whole genome shotgun sequence genome has a segment encoding these proteins:
- the LOC124799326 gene encoding uncharacterized protein LOC124799326, producing MGLTKIWTIILLFCMASSYDAAPVNEGDVNTAQNQPESVDTRSGTDESTATAQGSVTNGKSRDATHVYIPGDGFGVASLERITDGGKEQTEVEAEEQPSPEETMKTAAAIIFPPLFNNAGPSENGSQ from the coding sequence ATATGGACGATAATTTTACTCTTCTGCATGGCGTCGTCCTACGACGCTGCTCCCGTGAATGAAGGCGACGTCAACACCGCACAGAATCAACCAGAGTCCGTGGATACGAGAAGTGGGACCGACGAGAGTACAGCAACCGCCCAGGGCAGCGTTACGAATGGGAAGTCAAGAGACGCTACACACGTATACATCCCCGGTGATGGCTTCGGAGTCGCCAGTCTTGAAAGGATTACAGACGGTGGCAAAGAGCAGACTGAGGTCGAAGCAGAGGAGCAACCGTCACCCGAAGAAACCATGAAAACAGCTGCTGCTATCATTTTCCCGCCTTTATTCAATAACGCAGGACCCTCTGAAAACGGCTCTCAGTAA